The Candidatus Bathyarchaeia archaeon genome has a segment encoding these proteins:
- a CDS encoding geranylgeranylglyceryl/heptaprenylglyceryl phosphate synthase, whose protein sequence is MDPKVGVKMVGKVEEYIVKRIENEKAIHMTLIDPEKVTPEFAALLSRESEASGSSAIMIGGTTLASIDLLNNITKAVKKSVKIPVILFPNNVTGISEYADAVWFMSLLNSADPYFILGAQTLAAPLIKKIGLEAIPLGYIIIGEGGSAGVIGKACPIPYNKPELAVAHALAAQFLGMRFVYLEAGSGASRPVPPEMIRMTREAVDIKIIVGGGIKTGAQAERAVRAGADMVVTGTVLESSGIEEIKSKITEIIEGVRRGAKSRFKGV, encoded by the coding sequence ATGGATCCTAAGGTTGGAGTGAAGATGGTTGGTAAGGTTGAAGAGTACATAGTGAAACGAATTGAAAATGAAAAGGCAATTCACATGACGCTTATAGACCCGGAGAAAGTAACCCCTGAGTTCGCCGCTTTGCTCTCGCGGGAAAGTGAGGCATCCGGTTCCTCAGCAATAATGATTGGGGGCACAACCCTCGCGTCAATAGACTTGCTTAATAATATCACAAAAGCGGTTAAAAAATCTGTGAAGATTCCAGTTATATTATTCCCAAATAATGTGACTGGAATCAGCGAGTATGCCGACGCAGTATGGTTCATGTCTCTATTAAATTCAGCCGACCCCTACTTTATACTTGGCGCACAAACGCTCGCTGCACCATTAATCAAAAAGATAGGCCTAGAAGCCATACCGCTCGGATACATAATTATTGGTGAGGGAGGATCCGCAGGCGTCATCGGTAAAGCCTGCCCCATCCCATATAATAAGCCTGAGCTCGCTGTAGCTCATGCTTTGGCCGCTCAGTTTCTCGGGATGCGGTTTGTTTACCTGGAAGCCGGGTCAGGGGCCAGTCGTCCCGTCCCCCCCGAAATGATTAGGATGACTAGGGAAGCTGTTGATATAAAGATAATTGTAGGTGGGGGAATAAAAACGGGCGCCCAAGCTGAGCGCGCAGTTAGGGCGGGCGCCGATATGGTGGTTACTGGCACAGTGCTCGAAAGTAGCGGAATAGAAGAAATTAAGTCCAAGATTACTGAAATAATTGAGGGTGTGAGAAGGGGGGCTAAAAGCAGGTTTAAGGGGGTTTAG
- a CDS encoding helix-turn-helix domain-containing protein encodes MSRRGDVMEITILIIYTIIFCISSVSLLIYFKKLRSELLKHKDMKKLFEDIIFSFNKDLQKIERRLQEVAENYGKISVDREKQLESLILGLRERVESLSERCEKMAAEYGGLKEKIEDLAAKYNSLLERVDKIERDSGLEKAGKEPDATNLSALLPIEDKDKVLTSLTETELKVLEILAEEGEKTVSEIKDRIKLTREHTARLMKSLYARGYVERREDRIPYVYKLKREMENILKKGKT; translated from the coding sequence ATGTCACGAAGGGGTGACGTCATGGAGATCACGATACTAATAATCTACACGATCATATTTTGTATTTCCTCCGTATCCCTACTGATCTATTTTAAGAAGCTAAGAAGCGAGCTTTTGAAACATAAGGACATGAAAAAATTGTTTGAAGACATAATCTTCAGCTTCAACAAGGATCTCCAAAAGATTGAGAGAAGGCTTCAGGAGGTTGCTGAGAACTATGGGAAAATTTCCGTTGATAGAGAGAAGCAATTAGAATCATTGATTTTAGGCCTTAGGGAAAGAGTCGAGAGCCTATCTGAACGCTGTGAGAAGATGGCCGCGGAATATGGGGGCCTAAAAGAGAAGATTGAGGATTTAGCGGCCAAATATAATAGTTTGTTGGAGAGAGTGGATAAAATTGAGAGAGATAGTGGGTTAGAAAAAGCTGGGAAAGAGCCTGATGCAACTAACCTATCCGCATTGCTTCCAATAGAAGATAAAGACAAGGTCTTAACCTCATTGACTGAGACGGAGCTGAAGGTCTTAGAAATTTTGGCGGAGGAGGGGGAAAAAACCGTCTCTGAGATAAAAGATCGGATCAAGCTGACTAGGGAGCATACTGCGCGCTTAATGAAGAGCCTATATGCGCGTGGTTATGTGGAGAGGAGAGAAGATAGAATACCATACGTATATAAATTGAAGAGGGAGATGGAGAACATTTTAAAGAAAGGGAAAACTTAG
- a CDS encoding ORC1-type DNA replication protein produces the protein MDRENILDEVFAHFLKGSKIFKNREVLRHDYVPDNLPHRREEILHLGEITAPALRGSPCSNVFIYGKTGTGKTAVVKFVLNKLTQKAEEVGSPVKVCFVNCRLAGTEYRVLAALCSSINVRVPFTGLAVGEIFDRFKKNLESQGIIFIVALDEIDALVKIRGDALLYELTRINESLRQSKVSIVGISNDLKFKDFLDPRVLSTLSEEEMVFKPYTAEELQDILMERAKMAFYDGVLSEGALKLCAALAASEHGDARRALDLLRVAGEIAERRGDRKIAEEHVREAQERIEHDQVYESIKSLPTHSKIVLLSVYFLNKVDPNRSVTGDIYNLYLELCEQIGITPLTQRRVSGLINELDVMGLLNSRVVSLGRYGRTKKISLGIPRKIIFDVFSEDDRFRSLMSYKSKYLSQQLDNA, from the coding sequence ATGGATCGAGAAAATATTTTAGATGAGGTATTTGCGCATTTCCTTAAGGGTTCAAAGATTTTCAAGAATAGAGAGGTCTTAAGGCACGATTACGTTCCAGATAACCTTCCACATAGAAGAGAGGAGATCCTCCATTTAGGCGAGATAACTGCTCCAGCTTTAAGGGGTTCACCCTGCTCTAATGTCTTTATTTACGGTAAAACTGGCACTGGAAAGACGGCAGTTGTCAAGTTTGTGCTAAATAAACTTACTCAAAAAGCTGAGGAAGTCGGTTCACCGGTTAAAGTCTGCTTCGTGAATTGCCGGCTCGCAGGGACAGAGTATAGGGTTTTAGCAGCCCTATGCTCAAGCATTAATGTCAGGGTTCCCTTTACAGGCCTTGCTGTCGGCGAAATATTTGATAGATTTAAAAAGAATCTGGAGTCTCAAGGCATAATTTTCATAGTTGCTCTAGATGAAATCGATGCTCTTGTAAAGATTCGCGGCGACGCACTGCTATATGAGCTTACAAGAATAAATGAAAGTTTAAGGCAGAGCAAAGTCTCAATAGTGGGCATATCTAATGACTTAAAATTTAAAGATTTTCTTGACCCAAGAGTTTTAAGCACGTTAAGCGAGGAAGAGATGGTTTTCAAGCCCTATACTGCTGAGGAGCTTCAAGATATACTTATGGAAAGAGCTAAAATGGCATTTTATGATGGGGTTTTATCTGAAGGAGCCCTTAAGCTCTGCGCTGCCTTAGCGGCTTCTGAGCATGGCGATGCTAGAAGGGCTCTCGACCTCTTGCGGGTTGCTGGCGAAATAGCTGAGAGGAGAGGCGACAGGAAGATTGCTGAGGAGCACGTGCGGGAGGCTCAAGAGAGGATAGAGCATGATCAGGTTTACGAGAGCATAAAGAGCTTGCCGACGCACTCAAAAATTGTTCTTTTAAGCGTGTATTTTCTTAACAAGGTTGATCCCAACCGCTCAGTTACAGGGGACATATATAATCTTTACCTAGAACTTTGTGAACAGATAGGGATAACCCCATTAACGCAAAGAAGGGTTAGTGGGCTAATAAATGAGCTAGATGTTATGGGGCTCCTAAACTCGAGAGTCGTCAGCCTTGGGCGGTATGGGCGAACAAAGAAAATAAGTTTAGGTATTCCACGTAAAATCATATTTGATGTTTTTTCTGAAGATGATAGGTTCAGAAGCTTAATGAGCTATAAGTCAAAATATTTGTCCCAACAGCTGGACAACGCTTAA
- a CDS encoding DNA-directed DNA polymerase II small subunit: MSGDLESVKAAVSLVIEAGYQIDREAFEFLKKVSHKTDLTSLVKAVIEEINALPEKPLFITRKLLEEKVDKSILLGEDRSAGFVSGKTSFQPYAKGVESDFKVISDPTEKISATGSLEDCIEYFRSRFRKLSKIIKSRGDARDAGNISDALKAPENSRVKFICMVTDKRETKRGIFFRVEDLESYATIFAPAEKHEVYSKAQRILLDQVICVSALHGKGDLFVVEDIILPDVPLRKSARSSVPVCAVLLSDLHVGSKMFMEKEFKHFVKWLRGEVDKERLRDLAGYVKYLVIAGDIVDGVGIYPQQYDELEIKDLYKQYERAARELEEIPDYIEIIVIPGNHDATRRALPQPAIPRDYAEPLYKLGRIHFLGDPSVISLHGVTILITHGRSLDDIISSSPNMSFQSPEEAMKVLLQCRHLAPIYGMRTLISSEKIDHLVIEHVPDIFHAGHVHMMKYTTYRGILVVNSGAWQRQTEYQREMGHVPNPGIVPVVNLQDFNIFSMDFTSVT; the protein is encoded by the coding sequence ATGTCAGGCGACTTAGAAAGCGTTAAGGCCGCGGTATCTCTTGTAATTGAGGCAGGGTATCAGATCGACAGAGAAGCCTTCGAGTTTCTAAAAAAGGTCTCGCATAAAACCGATTTAACTTCTCTGGTTAAGGCCGTCATCGAGGAGATTAACGCTCTCCCGGAAAAACCTTTGTTCATAACGCGTAAACTTTTGGAAGAGAAGGTGGACAAGTCTATTCTGCTTGGGGAGGATAGAAGCGCAGGTTTTGTCAGTGGAAAGACCAGCTTTCAGCCATATGCCAAGGGTGTTGAGAGCGATTTTAAAGTGATAAGTGATCCTACAGAGAAAATAAGCGCCACAGGTTCTCTAGAAGATTGCATAGAATATTTTAGGAGCAGGTTTAGAAAACTTAGTAAAATAATAAAGAGCAGGGGAGACGCTAGAGACGCTGGAAATATCTCCGACGCCTTAAAGGCTCCAGAAAATTCAAGGGTAAAGTTCATATGTATGGTGACCGATAAACGTGAAACAAAGCGTGGAATATTTTTCAGGGTGGAGGATCTAGAGAGCTACGCGACAATCTTCGCTCCAGCGGAAAAACATGAGGTATATTCTAAGGCTCAGAGGATCCTTCTAGATCAGGTTATCTGTGTGAGCGCTTTGCATGGTAAAGGAGATTTATTTGTGGTAGAAGACATAATTCTACCAGACGTCCCATTAAGAAAATCAGCCAGATCCTCGGTGCCAGTCTGCGCGGTTTTACTTTCAGATCTACATGTCGGAAGCAAAATGTTTATGGAAAAGGAATTTAAGCACTTCGTAAAGTGGCTGAGGGGAGAAGTCGATAAAGAACGTCTTAGAGATCTAGCAGGTTACGTCAAATATCTGGTGATAGCTGGCGACATAGTTGATGGTGTTGGAATATACCCGCAGCAATACGATGAGCTGGAGATAAAGGATCTCTATAAGCAGTATGAGAGGGCGGCGAGGGAACTCGAAGAAATCCCTGACTATATTGAAATAATCGTTATACCAGGCAACCATGACGCGACTAGGAGAGCTCTACCTCAACCAGCTATCCCGCGAGACTACGCTGAACCCCTTTATAAGCTTGGGAGAATTCACTTTTTAGGCGACCCCTCAGTAATAAGCCTACATGGTGTCACAATCCTTATAACTCATGGAAGGAGCCTAGACGACATAATATCCTCCTCCCCAAACATGAGCTTTCAGTCACCCGAAGAAGCTATGAAAGTTCTCCTACAATGTAGGCATTTAGCCCCAATTTATGGGATGAGAACATTGATATCTTCTGAAAAAATTGATCATTTAGTCATAGAGCATGTGCCCGATATATTCCATGCAGGACATGTACACATGATGAAATACACCACTTACCGCGGCATACTAGTAGTGAACTCCGGAGCATGGCAAAGACAAACAGAATATCAGAGGGAGATGGGTCATGTGCCTAATCCAGGCATAGTTCCCGTGGTGAACCTGCAAGACTTTAATATTTTCTCAATGGATTTCACTTCAGTAACATAA